The window CATGACAAGAGgtgaggttaagggacctgcacgagacgcccagttttggggcattaagtggcaagatgatcATGGCCGGATCCCAAAGGATGTGATGAACCAaagaacagctatgtccccacctactaccacaaaggaaacacaagcctttttaggggttctgtgtttctggagaattcatatcccgggttatagtcagattgtgaaacctctctatgaggTGACTcgatagcaaaatgatttttatgtggggtcctgagcaaccacaggtcttttattaaaaaccaccctgaaagcagtgggggctggaacctttaaaatgtgggaaagCATTTAGCAGAGGGTACCTGGTTTGTTAACACCGGGGGATGCATCAGTCgacctggtcctgctcagtcaggccttttacgtactgtagaaggggataaagtccctgtggtgcatgaaaggaatatgccggGGAAAAGCGTTTGCGAttctcctgcctcgggcaaaggcaaagccattcgtgggcctgtttttgctcaaggacctggttgtacttggtgggtgatgctggagaatggagaagttcaaggtATAGCTCAAGGCAATTGAAAGCTGGGTGAGAATGCTCAGTCCTGAGTCTGCTATAAGAGATGAGGCTGAGCAATCGTGAACTAAACGGACTTAAGGAACTAACAgggggctactggagagagtccagtggaggctacaaagatgattgacgGAACGGAGCacgtctcttctgaggaaaggctcagagaccctggtctgtttagcctggagaagagggggctaagaggggacctcaggaagcattggaagaggctgcccagggaagtggtggagtcgccgtccctggaggtatttaaaagacggttagccgtgatgctgagggacgtggtttagtggtggacttggcagtgttaggttaacagttggactcgaggggactaaaggtcccttccaaccgaaatgattttatgattctatgactcctggACGCCATAGTCGACGTGCACAAGAACACGAGCTGTTCTCTGTTCCGAGTGAGTCTGTGTGCTggttcaatatctaaagggtgggtgtcaagaggatgagaggagactcttttcggtggtgcccagcgaTGCCCAAGTCCCTGCTGGGGTGCACCCTGAAGAGCCGAGGGAGCTGGCCGATGGGCTGGTGAGGCCACTCCAAGAGGGAGATGTGCCTGAAGAGTGGAAGGCAGGCGCTGTGTCCTGctcggggctccccagtgcaaggcagAGGTGGCCATACCGGAGAGAACCCCCAGGGcaggcccccccggggcccctcccACTTTCCGTTGGGCTGGGACCGTTGGTCCTGTGGAGCCAACGGCCACCAGCGCCAGCAGGACGGAGCTGTGCTGGCACGGAGAagcactgggaggaggcagggtctggtggagcagcgctgccccggcaccccgctccccatcctcGCTGTGGGCGGCCGCGCCGTCTCTTTGGTGCACGGCCAGGGTCCTCCTGTCCCGGGCGGGATGGGCCAGgccaactgctgctgtggctccaggtgggctccccctgcaagtcggggagaggcgggcacggccgggccccgcgccagcGGCCTTTCTCATGCCCGCCGCTCTCTGCTGCGCAGGGAGGCTCTCGCCGAGGCCGAGGCGGTGCTGAGCGCGGACGTGCGGCTGAGCCGGGGCCGCAAGAGGAGCGAGaggcgccttctcctcctccaggaggaacTGGTCATCGCCAAGTTGCTGTaagaccctgccagcccagctgccttgccttccctctcctttcccccagccctggccccggcacctcggtgctggatgccccaggctccctgccaagggcaggtgggggacagggctctgcccgcGGGAACCCCGAggaggccacctccagctcacgtcctgcctctcccctgggcagACATGGCACCACCCTGCGCCCACAGCTCCGCCTGGCCCTggaccagctgtgggtgctgagcggcgggaaggaggcggcggcggaggagcaggaggaggatgaaggcggcAGCCATGGGGACGGCACCGCCCTCATCTTGGCCTGGCCCACCGGCTCCTGCGTGGCCAGTTTCGGGTGAGCGGTGGTGCCACGTCCCGTGGGCGGGCAGGAGAGGTTCCCCAGCATGCCCACGCCGTGCTGGGAATGGAacggcctctgccctgcctgcagagcctggccagggagcgggcagcacgccggcggggagggatggggcgtttcggggtcctgcacccccagctcagcctttggggagcccagagcaaagagaaacgctcttcctcctctctttctgcagggaccgggcactcaaggagctgtgggtgggcaccctgctggggtaagccggggggatgcgcagccggccgggggaacacagctcccagctggggagaggtgcccggcgcctgcgggcagagctgcctgacaggagagcagaggcgggctggggctcagccagctctctccctctccctgcccggcgcACAGCACACCCGAAGGAGCCAAGAGAGCCCGAGTGACCCGCCTGCCATCGctcaagctgctggagaaggagctgagccgccgccgtgccgtgagtgtctctctgggcagggctctgtccccgagcagcgctcctgcagcccagcagcagaggcatcgctgctcaccttcttccaccccttctctcttGCCCAGTGGAGGACGTTGAGCGCcaggagcctggagaggctgttggagggccaggcagaggtgagcgtggctgcctttcagccgccctgggctgtgccgggctgccaGGGACGTGCGGCGAGTGGGGTGAGCTtgtgcgggaaggagggagggggtccCGCGGTGCCACTCGGGGAGCGGAGAGGGTTGGGGAGCCCCCAGGAACGGCGCCGTGTCCTGGCTGTCGGCGCTGGGAGGTGACCagccacctggggcagggggtcccagctctgccacgctggggctgctggtgccgggtggcagctggccggtggccctttctgctgcggggccgcTCTCTAAGCGCAGCCCGGTTCTTGCAGGCTGATCCCAAGCAAGGGCCTCCCACGGTGGCGTCTGGCGAGGGACGGGCACTTTGCCGCTCAGCGGGTgagttgtggaaagaaaggcaagctcctggcagcggcgGAGCCGTGCTGACTTGTCCCTTGAGTGTCGCCATGCAGGTTGGGCAGCCCAAGGGAGGAGGTCagctggaggagcaaggagccCCGCTGGGCAGCGGCCGCTGGACGTGGTTGTGCGgggacaggcagcctctgctgctgcccacagcttggaggagggcagggcgagggctgggccaggctgtcccgctggcacgccggctctgcggagcagggcaggctgcgggaGCGCTGGCCCGGCGCTCTCCCTTGAGgggctcttgctctcttttcctttgcagcaggagggagcggcagcagcaggagcaggagcaggatttggaggtgggggctgccctggccctttgctctgcggcgcagcccggctgctgcccaggcGCCAGGGCAGGCGGGctccggctgcagcaggaggctctttggccagcccctggcagccctctgTGGGGAGGACGCcacgctgccccagcccatccaggtaaggcGGCCCGgagaggggtccccagccctcccgctgctcctgcggaggggcggtgggcgagcccaggagctgcgggCTCGGGGcattgggctctgcagccaagacaaggaggcaggtgtggggcagtgctgtggccacggctgtggcaaggcagctcctcagccccgccACTCTCCTCCGgcctctcctgcaggagctgctggctgtgctgcagcgggaagggccggccacgGAGGGCATATTCCGCAGAGCTGCCAGCGGGACATCGCTTCGGCAGCTGCGGGAGGCCCTGGACCGCGGcgcagaggtggagctgggaagccagcctgcgctgctgctggccgtccTCTTGAAGGTGAGCGCTTGGGAGCTGaagctggaggagctcctggctggcctggagtctccaaaggctcagctggagcccttggccgggcaggacttcctccgcagcATCCCCGACAAGCTCCTGGGGAGCCACCTCTACGAGGAGTGGACggcagccctggagaagagcagcagggaggagaaggtggaagagctgaaggcgtaagtgtgggcagcagcctgcctgttgagcaggagccctgagcgttGGCTGAGAGCCCCGGGCAAGCTGCGCAACACGGCCGCTGGCTCCCGCCTGCCGTGggcaagcctggggagggagggctgtgggcaacgtccgcTTTAGGAAGGCGGTCTTCCCCTTCCTGCAGGGTGGCCCACAAGTTGCCTGCAGCCAATCTGGTCCTGCTGAAGCGGCTGCTGTGCCTCCTGCGGCACATCGGGCATAAcgcagccaccagcaggatgagctgcagcaacttggccatctgcgttgggcccaacctgctgagcccacccgaggaggacctgctcccgctggaggccaTGCTGGAGGTGATGCAGAAGGTAGGCTGTAGccaccagccgcctgcagccttcccggcccaggcgagccgggctgctcttcccgagctccctggctgcctcctctctggagcaagtgctgctgggggggctgccggcaagagcagccccacagccacagccgccccctcagcagagggcaggctgcggaggggaagagcctgcttggCCCCTTCTCGGGCAGCAGGCTTGAGAGCCGGGCTTTGATGTGGGcaggtgaaggtgctggtggagttcctgctgGAGAACGCCGGGGAAATCTTTGGCGAGGAGACGGCcggcctttcccctccagcagccgagGAGTCACCAGCCCCCGCGGAGAGATGCAGAGGTAAGAGGAGGGACTGAGGCTGGCTGTTCACGGGCTGGGGATGCCAGAGACCTCCGCATCCTttctggcagggctgggcaccAAGTGGGGtcctctcagcccctctcagcctgtctcctggcctctgcttggtctctgggagctctgcaagaGGAGCCGAAGGCTGCAGACGGGGCTCGGGGGGCTGAAAACTCCACTGGGGCAGGGCTTCGGGTGGCTTTTGCTTGAGCggctttttccttccaagaagccactgtgctgcacgtgctctttcttcctcactctgccTTTAGAAGAGCCAAACGTCCCCGACGAAGCTGGGGGAGATGCGGTGGTGCAGTCTGGAACGGCAGAGGTAGGTCAGGGCCCCAGCACGGGGAGAGCGCgtctggtggaggaggggagttGCTGATGAGGCCAAGGcgctgctgtgcctctgcctggcaggAGAGCTGGTATGTGTCTGGGGTGTTCCCCCACTCCCCAGGATGATCCCTGGTGAGGGGAACTCCAAAGGTTGTTCCTCCGAAGCACCAGGCACTTGCTTAATCCCCCACAACGTGTATAAAACGcccacaaaaaggcagaggggagcagctgtCACCTTCGGAGTGGTCTGGGTCAGGTCCTCTTTCACAAGAGCTTCCTCAAGTCtctttttggaggggtgggggcagtgTGAGCAATGTGGCTGAGCCAAAGCAGCCAAAGggatctcctctggagagctaaGGCAGCCATTTGGCAAACAGTCGCCCACCACTCCAGGCCCTCTCTTGCCACCGGCCAACCCcaacatctctcttgtaggcaccTCCGGCTTCGCCTCCAACCACCCCCGAGAGCGCGGCAggatccccggggagcccagaggaagtggggaggcttgccgaaggaagaaggtaaaacgAGCTGCCTTTTGCTTAAAATCGGAACTGATGGGGTGGGATTGCAGCTTCCCCGAACTAATGgccctgtgggatggaaaggtttgcaggctccaccCAGGACACGGAAAAGAGAAGACAACGGAAGAGGAAACAGacctgggaagaggagactgaaagccccgtggcaacaaagaagaggaggaagagaggaaaagcctctgcggatggagccaggagaagatgcCGGTAGGTGCAGAAGGTCGGCAAGGCCAGGTGtgtaccaggctctgctgcccacctttccCAACTGGGAACACTGCTCTTAGTGGGTCCCGCTGGCTGTCAGGGGacggcgagggatggtgctgggcagggtttgggaagaactccacggcagctccccaggggctcccgatggagccctgctgcgtggcacaggggcactgagcatctctgcacaCGCACGGGCCTCCAAGGGCATTGCCCGTGGGGACAAGGCGCCAGAGCCATGCCGGGGCCAAGGCCAGcggcagctctctcttctgggccttGAAGAAGGCCTCGTCAACGCTGTTCCCCAAAGAGAGGGGAACcaaaccctgcctcttcctgcctctctgggttTAGCAGGGCTTTCGCACTCTGTCGTTGCAGGCGCTGATGGCTTTTCTCCGGCTGAGGCGCTGTGACTCCTGGGACTGCCCCAGTCGATGTCCAGATGTCCGCAATAAAATGAGCTGTTCTCCCTTCCGACTGagtctgtgtcctgctttgagcgacagttctctctcccctgatggcggCGATccggagaactccttgccctgctgctggacccctgagcccttcccttcctcccgaagccgcagcgctcccggtgtcccaccttggctttccctgctgggagtgcacggcttcctgctgagagcaagggctGAGCGTAATCCTTGTCCATTTGATATCGGCATCGGGATCAACACTGgttcttcaagtgttttttatgtaaattatttcttattatttattaaatctgtttctttgtcaaccctcaggtttccttgtttttttcctgatgtggggaggggtgggaaggggtgcaggtggggaagggtcatcgggTCATAGAAcagttgtctaaatgacagtaaattggggGACCTGTGGCAATGGTCTGCtccaacatctgctccagcaggctcccctagagcaggttgcccaggaccgtgtcctctTGAGGTCTGGGTGTCTCCTAGGAGCCGCACCATGCGGTCAGAGCCAGGGAAAGGCGTAGGCAGGGCACAGGGGCCAGGAAGGGCTAAAGGTCCTTGTGCAGCCACTGTCACTTGTGCCTTGgtgtctcctgcagccagccagcctcctcACACACTGGCTGGGGGACAGTTTCCAAAGCTCCCCCAAAATCATGGCAATGGTAGAGATAGCCTTCCACGCTGGGCACCATAAATGGGTCAGCTCACCCAAAAAGCTTTGGAAGTGGCTCCAAGAGCAGCCACTGGTGCATCCCGGAGGGATAGAGGGGAGGCCTGTActgtgatggaggaggaaggaggagccctctccccctggccagggaaggattttgctcacaggctgttgtgggtgaagcctggccggcagctcagcagcacccagccgctccctcactcctcctggggggggatccacggggagaatcggaagggaaaaaacccatgggATCAGTCAGAGGCAGCTGTATTGACAGAAAtggtaagcaaaagaaaagccagaaaccagaaggagagtggaaaagaaagcccaaggcaaacaagggctgcacctgtggggaggggcgggcaggtcaggtgacccaaactgaccaatgggctgttccctcccatctgccagcggGAGAAAAGCTGGGGCATCAATGGGGGAGTGTTTTCTTGAATGGCTTCTGTTTCCCTGGCTGTTTCTCAAGGGCTGGCCTTCTTCACTGGCactctttcttcaatgcctgacggtgacctctccctgggagcttgagacggttttgtatgtttgtctatctatttcattagttccttcttattttattatgaagatttcattcaagcagtttagtgttttcactcctctgcttcttgctctctccacgtTCAGCCCACGTTTGCCGCTGTTTCATGCCCAGTTGGAAACTTGTACTGTGAGGAGCAGCCGGTCACACAGAGCATGGGATTCAGTCTCTTTCCTTGACTTGGCATCCTGAGGGCATGCCAAGGGAGGATCTTGGTGTTGATAATGGAGcagggtagaaaaaaaccaaaagatgatccatctgcctcctgccacctctgcaatgAGAAGGAGAATGGGCTGAAGTGTCCCTGCCTTGCTCACTGCCAGTGGACAACCTGTCTCAGTTTGCCTCGGCTGAGTGAAATGTAACCCAAAAATCCAATGTTGTGGCTCTCGGTTGAAggagctctagacagcaaaggtGGATGCTGGAGCTACAGCTTACAGTCGACTGTTCCACGTGGAACAGGAAATCCAGCAGTATCTCATTGATGTAAATtgatgctttcacctggagaggggcCAAGCGTACCTGGAATGGACGgccgcaggggtggaaacacagccctactctttgccatggagtgatccaggctgccctggagaagggtggagccccagaacacctgcaatacattgatgacatccttgtgtggggtaatacagcacaagaaatggctttcaagaaagttaagaaaataaccaagagtcttctgaaagtgggcCTTTCCATGACAAGAGgtgaggttaagggacctgcacgagacgcccagttttggggcattaagtggcaagatgatcATGGCCGGATCCCAAAGGATGTGATGAACCAaagaacagctatgtccccacctactaccacaaaggaaacacaagcctttttaggggttctgtgtttctggagaattcatatcccgggttatagtcagattgtgaaacctctctatgaggTGACTcgatagcaaaatgatttttatgtggggtcctgagcaaccacaggtcttttattaaaaaccaccctgaaagcagtgggggctggaacctttaaaatgtgggaaagCATTTAGCAGAGGGTACCTGGTTTGTTAACACCGGGGGATGCATCAGTCgacctggtcctgctcagtcaggccttttacgtactgtagaaggggataaagtccctgtggtgcatgaaaggaatatgccggGGAAAAGCGTTTGCGAttctcctgcctcgggcaaaggcaaagccattcgtgggcctgtttttgctcaaggacctggttgtacttggtgggtgatgctggagaatggagaagttcaaggtATAGCTCAAGGCAATTGAAAGCTGGGTGAGAATGCTCAGTCCTGAGTCTGCTATAAGGGATGAGGCTGAGCAATCGTGAACTAAACGGACTTAAGGAACTAACAgggggctactggagagagtccagtggaggctacaaagatgattgacgGAACGGAGCacgtctcttctgaggaaaggctcagagcccctggtctgtttagcctggagaagagggggctaagaggggacctcaggaagcattggaagaggctgcccagggaagtggtggagtcgccgtccctggaggtatttaaaagacggttagccatgatgctgagggacgtggtttagtggtggacttggcagtgttaggttaacagttggactcgaggggactaaaggtcccttccaaccgaaatgattttatgattctatgactcctggACGCCATAGTCGACGTGCACAAGAACACGAGCTGTTCTCTGTTCCGAGTGAGTCTGTGTGCTggttcaatatctaaagggtgggtgtcaagaggatgagaggagactcttttcggtggtgcccagcgaTGCCCAAGTCCCTGCTGGGGTGCACCCTGAAGAGCCGAGGGAGCTGGCCGATGGGCTGGTGAGGCCACTCCAAGAGGGAGATGTGCCTGAAGAGTGGAAGGCAGGCGCTGTGTCCTGCTCGGGGCTCCCTAGTGCAAGGCAGAGGTGGCCATACCGGAGAGAACCCCCAGGGcaggcccccccggggcccctcccACTTTCCGTTGGGCTGGGACCGTTGGTCCTGTGGAGCCAACAGCCACCAGTGCCAGCAGGACGGAGCTGTGCTGGCacggagcagcactgggaggaggcagggtctGGTGGAGCAGCGCGGCAccggcaccccgctccccatcctcGCTGTGGGTGGCCGCGCCGTCTCTTTGGTGCACGGCCAGGGTCCTCCTGTCCCGGGCGGGATGGGCCAGgccaactgctgctgtggctccaggtgggctccccctgcaagtcggggagaggcgggcacggccgggccccgcgccagcGGCCTTTCTCATGCCCGCCGCTCTCTGCTGCGCAGGGAGGCTCTCGCCGAGGCGGTGCTGAGCGCGGACGTGCGGCTGAGCCGGGGCCGCAAGAGGAGCGAGaggcgccttctcctcctccaggaggaacTGGTCATCGCCAAGTTGCTGTaagaccctgccagcccagctgccttgccttccctctcctttcccccagccctggccccggcacctcggtgctggatgccccaggctccctgccaagggcaggtgggggacagggctctgcccgcGGGAACCCCGAggaggccacctccagctcacgtcctgcctctcccctgggcagACATGGCACCACCCTGCGCCCACAGCTCCGCCTGGCCCTggaccagctgtgggtgctgagcggcgggaaggaggcggcggcggaggagcaggaggaggatgaaggcggcAGCCATGGGGACGGCACCGCCCTCATCTTGGCCTGGCCCACCGGCTCCTGCGTGGCCAGTTTCGGGTGAGCGGTGGTGCCACGTCCCGTGGGCGGGCAGGAGAGGTTCCCCAGCATGCCCACGCCGTGCTGGGAATGGAacggcctctgccctgcctgcagagcctggccagggagcgggcagcacgccggcggggagggatggggcgtttcggggtcctgcacccccagctcagcctttggggagcccagagcaaagagaaacgctcttcctcctctctttctgcagggaccgggcactcaaggagctgtgggtgggcaccctgctggggtaagccggggggatgcgcagccggccgggggaacacagctcccagctggggagaggtgcccggcgcctgcgggcagagctg of the Numenius arquata chromosome 19, bNumArq3.hap1.1, whole genome shotgun sequence genome contains:
- the LOC141473776 gene encoding T-cell activation Rho GTPase-activating protein-like, with amino-acid sequence MGQANCCCGSREALAEAEAVLSADVRLSRGRKRSERRLLLLQEELVIAKLLPAAAQAPGQAGSGCSRRLFGQPLAALCGEDATLPQPIQELLAVLQREGPATEGIFRRAASGTSLRQLREALDRGAEVELGSQPALLLAVLLKDFLRSIPDKLLGSHLYEEWTAALEKSSREEKVEELKAVAHKLPAANLVLLKRLLCLLRHIGHNAATSRMSCSNLAICVGPNLLSPPEEDLLPLEAMLEVMQKVKVLVEFLLENAGEIFGEETAGLSPPAAEESPAPAERCREEPNVPDEAGGDAVVQSGTAEDDPW